The Desulfobacter hydrogenophilus region CTTTGAGAGCCGCCAAGAATGCGTGATTATCAACCATAGATGTTATGGGTCTATTTGTGGCAACCCTTCGAATATATTCAGAGACAGAAAGCCCTGATTGTTCAGCTATTTTTTGAAGTTGCTCATGTTCTTCAATTGTAACGTATGATTTAATACATTTTATCCGCGTATCAGCTTTTTTCATTAGTTTACCCTATCTCTTTTTTTCAGGATTAACCGCAAATATTTTTGTATTATTTAATATATTTTGCATTACAAAGGTGTTTATGTGTTTTTTATAATGCCAAG contains the following coding sequences:
- a CDS encoding plasmid mobilization protein, with the translated sequence MKKADTRIKCIKSYVTIEEHEQLQKIAEQSGLSVSEYIRRVATNRPITSMVDNHAFLAALKVNADLGRLGGLFKYYISQGFKNVSPGEIKSLLHQIDLRQRDLSPIISKIRQIL